The Euleptes europaea isolate rEulEur1 chromosome 7, rEulEur1.hap1, whole genome shotgun sequence genomic sequence CCCCAAGCCGCGGCTCCTGTTTTTACTGGCTGCCAGGACCCACAACAGGTGGATTGGCAGGTTGGCTGCACTCAGTAGTGGTGGGCTGCATTCAACTTTGTGGGTCACAAACTGTACATCCTGCAACCggaagaggaggagtagtagttggtttttatacgccgacttttctctaccatttaaggcagactcaaaccggcttacaatcaccttcccttcccctccccacaacagacaccctgtgaggtaggtggggctgagagagctgtaactagccaaggtcacccagctgacttcatgtggaggagtggggaaaccaacccagttcacctgattagcctcccccgctcatgtggaggagtggggaatcaaacccggttctccagatcagtctccaccgctccaaaccaccgctcttaaccactccaccaagcTGGCTCAATCCAGGTTGGGGGCTCACTTGTTGTGCAGTTAACACGACTAAGTGCTTGCCCTTTCCCGAGCAAGGCATAAGCTAAAATTCCCAGGCCTCCTAGGCCACAGAGTGTGTTCCTAGCATTCCCTGAACAATCAAGACTGGAGGGACACAGTTTAATATCTGGTATTTAACTTAATGCTGCCAGTGGCTATTACTGTCAGTGGAAACCAGTCAAGGGCGTAACTCTATCCTTGTGTGTCTATGGAGAAAACTCTGTGTATTCCCAGTATTGACTAGCTGAGTAGAAACGGGTTCAGTGTAATACTGGAAGTTTCAAGGAGGATTGCATGTTCAGCCTTGCACGAAAGTAGGCAAACAATGATACTGTAGGACAAAAAGTCCAATAACTCTGCAAGTTCAGATGCTGTTGAGAAGGTTGAGTCTGGAGAGGTGGGGGATTGAGAAAAAGGGGGTGGAAAAGAAATCTAGAGTTATTGCTATTTGGGGCACAGCCAGAAAATAGGCCTGGCAAGAACGGGCTTTTTTTGAGTTTCGCCGTAATGCAGAGGGATGCGTTGCCCACTGGGCAATTGATAGATACAAAATCTTTATTTTCCCATTGTTGCGGCGGTTGGCCTGGCTTTTAAAAGCTTCTCGCTTATTctgttttctccccctctcccctcccctgtcaCTTTGTTTTGTCACCAGCagcttaaaaagcatttttctgAATGCTTATTATTGTCGCTATTAAGGAACACAAGCCTGTCAGAGAGACCAAGTGGTGAGGAGAGGCCTCCTAGGAAAAGACGCATCTAATGGCGTATTTATTGCCTGCTCTCCAGTTAGCCAGCTAATCCCATTTATTGCCATTCTCGGAAATTAAGGGGTTTGAAACGTTGCATTTTCATACACATGAGAaggcaaatgggggtggggagagagagaggctgttCATTGAATGACACGTGAAGTGACTGCTAACAAGTGTCATCTGGGGATTCGTTTGCTTTTGGAGAAGACCTGGGTCTCGGGAGGGGCCGACAATgcgggagggcagggtttccgGGTGATATTTTGCCTTTTGGCAAAAACTCCGTTTGCCCATCAGGGCCTTGAAAAATGTTTTGCCGCCTACTTCAGCCcaatgggaaaagaagaagagttggtttttatatgcccactttctctaccacttaaggaagaatcaagcctgcttacaatcaccttcccttcctctccccacaacagaaattctgtaaggtaggtgaggctgagagagtgtgactagcccaaggtcaccccaattggcttcatgtgtaggagaggggaaacaaatccagaccaacgaattagagtctgctgctcatgtggaggagtggggaatcaaacccggttctccagatcagagtccaccgctccaaaccactgccccacgctggctctctctctacACCACGaagctcctcccctttccctctacTTGATAGGCCACCCTTCATGGATGTTATGCAGCATTTGTTCAGAAAGGTCGTAAGTTGTGCCCACCAAGCCCTTGGAGCCTTTCTTAGGCTCCCCGTTTGGGGAACAAGTTTGTTTAACTGGGTGGGGTTCCTGCCTGCCACTGCTCTTTGGTGTAAAATTATACTTAATCATCCCCAGCCTGATTCTTTTCTATACCttgacagattaaaaaaaaagaaagaaatattttggTGTTAATGCTGTGAGAACAGGCATGATTGGTAGTAGAAAGAAAGATGGGTCTGCAGTACAGGACTCATTTCCTGAATTTTGTGGCCCATTTGGAAGCTCTGGGGATTGCCTGGCTATGTCGGACCGTCTACCTAGCGCAGCTTTCCGTTTCTAATGGCAGCCAAATAAGAAGCTCTTGAGATGCATGGAAATAATGGCCTTTCGCcctgtgggtttccccccccccctccatcctctGGTTACACAGAGGTGAACTTTCTCTGCACGTGGAGGTTCCAGTTAGATACTGGCCACAGTAGACTTATCCTCCATCAGTTCTGTGTTTTTATTCCTCCTTTTCTAAGGAAAATCAAGGAATCCTTCAACTTCTCCACTACACCCATTATCCTAAACTTCTTGTAGGTCTCTTCAATTCATTTGCGGGTACAGGGGAAGCAAAAGCGTGTAGgactgacaacaacaacaaaaacctcgtAACCTTTCAAGCTCCTTCATACCAATGGTCTATCATACTATCAACTGCTCTCAGCTTTATTCCTTTTAGGGTTTCTCCAGCTGAGTTCTTTCCCAGTCCTTCCCCCCCTGCAAATTCTTTACtggcaatgctggggattgaaccaggagcTTCCCACGTACAGTTGTGTGTGCATTACCAGTCAATTCCCAGCCCATTTCTCATAGATCAAATATCTAACTGGCTAAGATAAAGCCCTGTACCTTGCTGGTGACCATCAACAATAGGAGATCCCTCCATTCCCTGTTGTTCATTCTGACCTCCTGGCACTTCCAACATGACCTCTTTAGGGGTTTTCATCACCAGACCTGCTCAAGTACTTGACATCGTAGAGGAAATTTCTTGTTCTGGTGTTATCCTCAGCCTCGAATCCTTCCGATCATTCTACAAGGAACCTAACTCACTTGGAAAGCCATTCAAGTACTCGGACTTGCCTACACCGCCTGTGACCCACCAAGGTGACAGCGAGACCACCAGCCTTGTATAGCAGCTCAAACAGGGCTCAATCCGCCATGTGCTTTTGGTCTGTCCCTGGGAAGCCCAAACAAAATAAGAGGCCTGTCACCCACCTGCAGGTCACATGCCATAGAAGATTTGTTTGGATTTGTGGTTCACAAGCTGCGAATACAAGCCCAGGAAGAAACACTCAGAACATATCCCACTAGCATATCAAATGACTGTAGCTCTGGGGATTTGCCCATAGTGACACTCATAGATGTACATTTGGACATACAAACTTATCCTATGAAGAGAAGGGTCAAAACAGTGTTTACACAGAGGCATCAGCAGAAGACCAAATAAAACCCTTGACCATCTTGGCCAATGGCCTAGCCTGCCCTCTTTGAACCGACCTGAGCCAAAATTCGCATCTCTCTCCTTCCTGAACATCTCAAAACAATTCACGCTCTATGTGAACCTGAGATTTGTTTAGGACTCTGTGACTCCCACCTCGGAAGGAACCTGTTGCTGGTTGGAAGACGCCGCGCGATCCACTTCCGcttcagtttttgtttgtttgttgttgttttttgctaaaAAGACAAAGAGCTACATGTTGAATTATTCCTACGAAGAGAATAATCTTGAATGATTGATTGTCCCAAGGGATAAATGTGTGACGAGGTAACGAAATGGATACCCCTACGATCAGTTTGTGCGAAGCAGAAGAGCGAGGTTGAAGGATTCTTCCGTTGCAACAAAGGAAAAGGGATCAAAGGTAGGGGAAGAAGGAGTTTGTTTCTGTTAACTCCCAAAAAAACTCCCCAACggtggactcccccccccatcatgatAACTTTCATGATAAACTTGGAACCTGTAAAGAAAGCAGAATTATGGGGAACCAAAAGGAAGCCTCGGAGCCACGACTGCCCTTCTCCAAAGATTCACACTAGTTTTCTCCCCCTGTACAGTCAACAGTTTAGCCATTAGGAAAGACATTTTGATGTGGTTTTTATAATCTAACCCCTGAACAAAATAGAAGATTTATACAGGAAGAAAGATAAAACAGGtagcatttttgtttgttttttctgcttAGCTTTCTCTTTTCcaagtcttccctttaccccccccccctccacccttaGGAAAAACAAACCCAATGTTCCTTGATGGTCTGAGTtggttttctcccccaccccttaaaTCTGGTATATTAAATATAAATTATGTCTCTTTCCCCATCCATGTCtacttttttaaaacttttgtatttttttcctacAAAATAGGCAAATTTGTTTTGTaaaatttccttcccctcccctcccttttgttCCACCTGGTTCTGCTTGGAAAATAGTTTGCGTTTGCTTTTTGcgttttttttgctttgcaattTTCCATCTTGGCAAAAAACCTGGGGTGTGTGATGAGGagggggcaaaaacagggaaaagtTTGGGTGGGGGGTATgtttgtgggagggagggaattttGCATCATGTATACGAGTAGTCTATGTCTGGAATTCCGCCGTCTCTATACCCACGAGTTGTGCCGTAGCCGATGGTGTGGGTACTTTTGTAAAGACTGGTTCCATTGGAAGGGAATATGGTATGGATGACGTATTCCTCCTTTGCCCGGTGAGGATTTATCGGCAACATCTGCAAACCAGGACCCCTGATCTCCAGGATGGAGTTGTCCTTCTTGGTGCCTGACTCCATGTAGTCATCTTTCTTCCGGCTGCCTCTGCTACAGGCCCGCTCTCGCGTCAGTAGCTCTCCTGTCCGGTGGACGTACCAGCAAATGGCAGCCAAGACGAGAAAGAGGAAGACCAAGGCCACCGCCCCGCCAATGATCCCTGCCAGCGGCAGCCCAGCCATCGGGTCCACGTTCTGCTCGTGGTTGAGGGTGGTGGTAGGGCTGTACATGTCTGCCGTCTCAGCCTTGGCGCACACGGGGGTCTCGTCAGGCACGTAGGTGCTGCCTGTTTCCATGGTGACCATACAGATGATGTAGGTGGACTTAGGCTCCAAGGCTGTCAGCAGATACTCCGTCTTGTCGCCTTGCACCAAAGTTTCTGTGATGGAGCCCACGGCTGGGCTGTGTCCCAGGCGCAACCAGCTGAGGCGGAAGGAGGCCGCTGGGAACATTGCCTTCCAGCTGATACGGATGCTGTCAGCGGTCAACGGCTTGACGTTGAGAACCAGTGCTTTGGCCCCGGCTCCCGTGGCCATTGGGTAGTCTATGTTGGAGTCCGGCAATTGGATGCCTGGCCTCCTGGCCTTCAGGGTGAAAAGGGAGCCCTGTGGGGTTGTGACAGCCGCATTGCTGGCGGTTGTCTTGGCCACCGCCGGACCCGAATTGCTCTGCGGGCCCGCCTCGAAGCACTCATCCATTTCATTCGTTATGTCCTTGATGGCCATGCCTCTGACTCGATCAGGGCCCTGGCACATCAACCCCCTCACGTTCACCACAGCAGCGCGGGCTTTGACCCAGTCCCGCAACCACATGAGGTTGCAGCCACAGTACCAGGGATTGTTCCTCAGCAGGAGCTGAGAGAGGCTGTCGAGGTCATCGAAGAGACCTTTGGGCAGTGTGGTAAGATTGTTGTTGGATAGATCCAGCCTCTCCAGCTCCCTCATCTTGGACAGAGTGTTGTAAGGGATGTGGCTAATGGCATTGTCTTGGAGGTACAGCTTCTGCAAATGGGCACTGGGCAGGTTGAGAGGCGGGGCGGCCAGGGAGTTGCGCACCAGCGACAGTTCGCTGAGGTTCTGCAGGCGGCTGAAGGTGTCATCGGCAATGCGCTGGTTGGCCAGCAGATTGCCATCCAGCACCAAGCGCCGCAGGCTGTTGAGCCCCTTGAAGGCGTGGAGGGGGATGGTGGAGATCCGGTTGTCGTCCAGTCGCAGTTCCTCCAGGGTGCGTGGCAGGCCGGACGGGATGCTGCTGAGGTGGTTGCGCGAGAGGAAGAGCAGCTTGAGGCGTGTGCTGTCGGCGAAGGCGTCGTCTTCGATGCTGACAGTGGAAACGGAGTTGTCGTCCAGGTGAAGCTTCTCCAGTAGAGGGATGCGCGCCAGGGAGTCGCGGGCGATGGTGCGGACATTGTTGTCCTGGAGGTGAAGTTCCTTCAGGGAACGAGGGAGGTTGATGGGGAATTCATCTAGGTCATTTTCGTAGAGGTAGATGACCTGGTGGGAATGGAATTAAGAGTGAGATTCAACGAGACAGAAGCGGAGAGAAACCGGAAATTGCACATAACTCAAATATCAAGTTAAATCTCCGAAACGTTCATTTTTAGTTctagtttatttaaaatactcCGCTCATCACACTAGAAGTCATAAACCGTATCTCTGGAAATGGGGTCTAATTTATTACATTCATGTTCTTTCGAGGACTTAATGTTAAAGAACAAAGATCCAAGTTTCAAAAGCTACTTTTTGTGAAAAGACCAGATCGTTACTAAAAGTTCAAGCATGACAAGCCTACCCAGAAATCCACCCCAAAACTGAAATGTCACTTGAGCCCTAAAGCTTCAATATGATATTTTGATTTCCAAAATGGGTTGTATGGAGGTACAGACGTAAGTGGTGTCGTCGTTTCTTTAGCGGTTGCTGCTCTAGGTTGAATTAGTTTTGTTAATCATTTTTAATACACGTATTATCATATTCTTATAGTAAGTTGTcccaaatactttttaaaaaaatagaaggcAGGGTATGTTTTAGAACTCAATAAAAGGGTATATGCAAGTCAAGTATCTAAAGCCCAAGTAACTGTATTAACCAAGCActgcatgaagcttccttatatccATTCGAACTTTTGGATAGTCCACATAGCCTGTTATTGTCTACTCTGCCCAGCACCACCTCTCTGAGGCCTAAAGTTATCTTTATAAGACCTGctccctgagatccttttaactggaggtgtcaggcgttgaacctggggccttaaGCATGTgctgcctcctccccccttccccagcatccTCTatcctctttttattttaaacacttcAAACTCAACATGAGTTGACTTGGCAGGTTTGGACATGTCAAACTAGTCTTGCAAACGTTCTGAGAGCTGTCAACATCTGGAAGAATCTTCAAGATAAGAAAACATGGGTTGCCAAATCAATGCCTTGAGCACTCACAGTATTTAGGATAAGGCATTAGGAGTATTTAGAGGGctggcatggtgtggtggttaaggtctgggaaacccaggatcgaatccccactctgccatggaaacttgctgggtgaccttggcccagtcatacactctcagcctcaaccctggcaagtatttggatgggggactgtcaaggaataccaggggacgcgacgcagaggcaagcaatggcaaaccacctctgaatttctcttgccttgaaaaccctacgggtcagctgtgatttgatggcaaacacacacacatacacacagggagTATTCACAGGACTGTGGTTCAAGACCCCCAAATTATCAAGAAGCAACCTGTATTCAAACAGGGAAAGTATCAATCATCCCAAGTTTCGTAAATAATCCTACTTGCAACTtttgaatgaacacatgaagctcccttatactgattTAAACCATCGGTCCagcaagttcagtattgtctactcagactggcagcatctctccagggtctccaggcaCATCacctgatcttttaactggagatgccagggcttgaacgtgggaccttctgtattCAGGGCAGAAGCCCTACCGCTGAGCCATAACCTCTTCCCAAAAGTTTTAGGTTTGGGGCTCCTCCCCAGATGTTTTTTGGGGGAGTAAGAAAAGGCTTATTCTGTACAACTCTTGCATCTTGGTAGGGGAAAGTGGCTAGGCTATAGTCAGGAATAACTAATGAACAAAAGACCAAGATGGCCTCTTTCAAGCAAGGCCTTAGTTCTACAACCTGAACATTGAGCTTGTTCTTCAGGTTAGAGGGGATGCCGGCATTGTTGATCTGATTGTTCTGTAGGTACAGGGTGGTGGCGTCATCCGGGATGTCCGCCGGGATGGAAGTCAAGCCCCGGTCGTTGCAGTAGATGAAGCCGTTATCACAGCGGCAGACTGACGGGCAGGTGGTGCTGTCAATCACCTCGCTCAGGAAGGCAACCAGGCCATAGCAGAGGAAGAGCCAATCACGCAAGTCCATGGCCGCTGCTGTGGTTACCACAGTCGCCGTTACCACGGCGGCAGTTGGGGAGGCGGTCGCCATGGCGCTTGGGCTGCGAGGCTGACCCTGGATTTGGCCCTTGGAACCTGCAAAagggagagagattttttttttaaaaaaaacctagatgTTATTTCCTGTCCTATAAGGATAGGACATGAGCGCATGACAGAAGATGAGCACATGACAAGCTTATATCCTCCTCCCCCTACCACTTTTACCacgtaggttagactgagagatggTTGCATCTCTAAGACTGCCAAGTCACTCAGCTGGTGACAatttactggtgatccctggcccaaaaaatacccagctgtcctcaaccagtgCCAGAGCCTTCTCGGCTCTGGTCTCAACCTGGTGGAACGCTCTGCCAGGTGAGAtccaggccctgtgggacctgaagcaattctgcagggcctgtaagaccctGGTTTCCCTCTGCtgacctcccttcccttccctcttttccttttaTTGCTGGCTTATATCTTATTATTTACTTGTCAAGATATATTTATTTCCTTGACATTTCCCTCTGTTTGGTTCCCGCTATGGCTTTGGGTTACCATGTATGGATTAAGGGCaccatatatataaataattcaaACCAGGGATTAATCCCAGAACCTTTTTCAAAACCCAGTGATGACAGTTCCTCTCGGCATGTTGAGGATGCCTGTCCCACAATGCACAGTGTAACCGCAAAACACTGCTTGTGTTTATCTGTGCAGAAACCAAAAATGGGTATTGCTCCCCCATTTCAAAGAATCATACagtaggaaggggccatacaggccacctagtccaaccccttgctcaatgcaggatcagcctagagcattcctgacaattgttcgtccagctgctgcctcaagactgccagagaggagaagcttaccacctccctaggcagtggttcctcagtggaacggtcttcctcaggaggtggtgggctctccttctttggagggttttaaggagaggctagatggccatctgacagcaatgctgattctgtgaattcaggcggatcatgagagggagggcaggaagggatgagtcagtgctcggctcttgtggccctttcttatgtgcCCAGGATAATGCTTatcgatcaccactttggggtcagaaagcaattttcctccaggcaagattggccagggatcctggtttggttttttggtttttttttttgccatcttctgggcatggagtagggtggtcactggaggtgtgtggagggaggtagtagtgaatttcctgcactgtgcagggggtttgactagatgaccctggtggtcctttccaactctatgattctatgattccactgCTAAACTACTTTTACTGTgaaaaatttcttcctaatgtacagccggtatctttccgcccataatttatacccattattgtgagtcctatcctctgctgccaacagaaacagctccctgccctcctctaagtgacagcctttcaaatacttaagagTATTTCAAGCAGCAGGTGGAGGCTTGCTTCTTTGAATCTCCTCCCCCTTCCAACACACTTCAAAAACCTTAAAGCAACAAAAGCTGAAATGGTACAGTTATAGAAAGGTTATTTCTGCATGTTCTGGATGAATTAGCTCTTCGATCCAGAATCTGGTACTCCGCTAGACAGCTAGATCCTTTCTTCAGGTGTATACAGATTTGGTATATGCCAACAACTGGTATACACATGACGAGACAACAAATACAATTAGGGAGGGGGCATGTCAGCCATCTTGGCCTCTTGTTTCATCTTGTTAGGAAGCACCAAACTTGATAACTAAGTGCCTGAGAGGCTTCAAGGCCTTTTAAAACAACAACTTTAATTAGTGTGAAAGCATCGATTGtatttttaattggattttaatcaGAGCTCTTCTCCACCCCTCACCCTACCTGCAATGGAATTTGGTGACTACGGCTGCCTTGCAAGCAATCGGTTTGCACGTCTGAAAGTCACAAAAGTTGGAAGGGAACTAATGGAGTCATCCAGATCAACCTCCAGGGCTTTCTCATACTCTTTCCCGTTCAAGAATACAAAAGGTACAACTGGATCCCATTGCAGGATTACTCCTTTTTCAAAAATTAGACGAGGGCAAGGAATTGTCTACCGTGCTGCTGCTTTGCACCTCTTCCCTTCAGAATCGGAACTAATGGCAGGGCACTGTTGCAAGGGAAAAATAGGAGTGCTCTTGGAGTGGACTGATACAGGAAGTAGctacttatttattaaaacaatttttaatcctgcctttcttgctgCATATAGCACTTCTGAAAGAGACTTACTTAACCAAAAGTGCAGGCGAAACATTAAAAGAACCCCGAAACATCAGTTTCCCCCAACAGGCCCTTATTTTCCTTGTCCAGCCTAGTCCAGCTTAAGTTCCAACAAAGGGCAAACAAGATGGCCTTGCAACTCTTTATAACAATGGGAGCGCGCCTTGCTCTGGTTTCAAAGAACTGGGGCTGCTTCCAAGAAGACAAATGAATATGTCTAAGGCAGGACTATGTAGCAGCTCTCGAaaagccatgactagcccaatcCTGTCTGAGGTGGAAGCTAAGAAAGGTCAGCCCTACTTAGTTAGTACTTAATTAGTAtttggttagtactcagatgggaaaccaccaaggaattccagggtcactacacagaggcaggcaggcaatagaaatggcaaaccacctctgtctgtctcttgctttgaaaaccccacagtcctgaggttgccatgagttgaTTGCGACATGATGGTACACAATTAAAATTAAAGAGAGGGCTCAGAAACCAGGataacccagtgtgcagctgctgtaaaaaagccaaattccacgcttgccataattagacgaggaatagagaataaaagtgctgctatcatactgctcttgtacaaatctatggtgagaccacacttggaatactgtgtacagttctagaaaagagcaagagtccagtagcaccttaaagactaacaaaaatattttctggcagaaaatatttttgttagtctttaaggtgctactggactcttgctcttttctactactgcagacagactaacacggctacccactgtgaattgtgtacagttctggttaccacacctataaaaaggatattgcagagcttgagaaggtgcagaaaagaacaaccaaaatgatcagggggctagagcaactgccctatgag encodes the following:
- the FLRT1 gene encoding leucine-rich repeat transmembrane protein FLRT1 isoform X1; the protein is MPKLGSKGQIQGQPRSPSAMATASPTAAVVTATVVTTAAAMDLRDWLFLCYGLVAFLSEVIDSTTCPSVCRCDNGFIYCNDRGLTSIPADIPDDATTLYLQNNQINNAGIPSNLKNKLNVQVIYLYENDLDEFPINLPRSLKELHLQDNNVRTIARDSLARIPLLEKLHLDDNSVSTVSIEDDAFADSTRLKLLFLSRNHLSSIPSGLPRTLEELRLDDNRISTIPLHAFKGLNSLRRLVLDGNLLANQRIADDTFSRLQNLSELSLVRNSLAAPPLNLPSAHLQKLYLQDNAISHIPYNTLSKMRELERLDLSNNNLTTLPKGLFDDLDSLSQLLLRNNPWYCGCNLMWLRDWVKARAAVVNVRGLMCQGPDRVRGMAIKDITNEMDECFEAGPQSNSGPAVAKTTASNAAVTTPQGSLFTLKARRPGIQLPDSNIDYPMATGAGAKALVLNVKPLTADSIRISWKAMFPAASFRLSWLRLGHSPAVGSITETLVQGDKTEYLLTALEPKSTYIICMVTMETGSTYVPDETPVCAKAETADMYSPTTTLNHEQNVDPMAGLPLAGIIGGAVALVFLFLVLAAICWYVHRTGELLTRERACSRGSRKKDDYMESGTKKDNSILEIRGPGLQMLPINPHRAKEEYVIHTIFPSNGTSLYKSTHTIGYGTTRGYRDGGIPDIDYSYT
- the FLRT1 gene encoding leucine-rich repeat transmembrane protein FLRT1 isoform X2, encoding MATASPTAAVVTATVVTTAAAMDLRDWLFLCYGLVAFLSEVIDSTTCPSVCRCDNGFIYCNDRGLTSIPADIPDDATTLYLQNNQINNAGIPSNLKNKLNVQVIYLYENDLDEFPINLPRSLKELHLQDNNVRTIARDSLARIPLLEKLHLDDNSVSTVSIEDDAFADSTRLKLLFLSRNHLSSIPSGLPRTLEELRLDDNRISTIPLHAFKGLNSLRRLVLDGNLLANQRIADDTFSRLQNLSELSLVRNSLAAPPLNLPSAHLQKLYLQDNAISHIPYNTLSKMRELERLDLSNNNLTTLPKGLFDDLDSLSQLLLRNNPWYCGCNLMWLRDWVKARAAVVNVRGLMCQGPDRVRGMAIKDITNEMDECFEAGPQSNSGPAVAKTTASNAAVTTPQGSLFTLKARRPGIQLPDSNIDYPMATGAGAKALVLNVKPLTADSIRISWKAMFPAASFRLSWLRLGHSPAVGSITETLVQGDKTEYLLTALEPKSTYIICMVTMETGSTYVPDETPVCAKAETADMYSPTTTLNHEQNVDPMAGLPLAGIIGGAVALVFLFLVLAAICWYVHRTGELLTRERACSRGSRKKDDYMESGTKKDNSILEIRGPGLQMLPINPHRAKEEYVIHTIFPSNGTSLYKSTHTIGYGTTRGYRDGGIPDIDYSYT